In the Campylobacter showae genome, one interval contains:
- the der gene encoding ribosome biogenesis GTPase Der: MQKIILVGKPNVGKSSLFNRLAGRRIAITSDVSGTTRDTNKTIIEIYDKSCVLIDSGGLDDSSELFKNVKAKTLAEARSSDAIIFMVDGKMMPSDEDKALYYALLKLNLPTALVINKIDSKKDELRSYEFANFGAKTSFAISVSHNAGIDELADWIYKQLKDEIKPDVSEDLDEFLENFGDDGEVVREISAREDYERKNIQVGIIGRVNVGKSSLLNALVKESRAVVSDIAGTTIDPVNETFLYEDRVFEFVDTAGIRKRGKIEGIERYALNRTESALELADIALLVLDSSEPLTELDERIAGLAAKFELGVIIVLNKWDKSEEDFDKFSREIRDKFKFLAYAPIISVSALGGKRVHKIYPLILEVYKNYTQKIQTARLNEAIEEAVKAHPIPREKGKSVKIYYAVQFGFAPPKIALVMNRPRALHFSYKRYLTNKLREKFELSGTPIVLIPKNRSGSDEENEGKSE, translated from the coding sequence TTGCAAAAGATAATTTTAGTCGGCAAGCCAAACGTCGGCAAAAGCTCGCTCTTTAACCGCCTAGCCGGCAGACGTATAGCTATCACCAGCGACGTCAGCGGCACGACGCGAGATACAAACAAAACGATTATAGAAATTTATGACAAAAGCTGCGTTTTGATCGACAGCGGCGGACTGGACGATAGTAGCGAGCTCTTTAAAAACGTCAAGGCAAAAACCCTAGCCGAAGCTAGAAGCTCGGATGCCATAATCTTTATGGTCGACGGCAAAATGATGCCTAGCGATGAGGATAAAGCCCTATACTACGCACTTTTAAAGCTAAATTTACCGACCGCGCTCGTAATCAACAAAATAGACAGCAAAAAAGACGAGCTACGAAGCTACGAGTTTGCAAATTTCGGCGCAAAAACGAGCTTTGCTATCTCAGTCAGCCACAACGCGGGCATCGACGAGCTAGCGGACTGGATCTATAAACAGCTAAAAGACGAGATCAAGCCCGACGTCAGCGAGGATCTGGACGAGTTTTTGGAAAATTTCGGCGACGACGGCGAGGTGGTTAGGGAGATATCGGCTCGCGAGGATTATGAACGCAAAAATATCCAAGTAGGCATCATCGGACGCGTAAACGTCGGCAAAAGCTCGTTACTAAACGCGCTCGTAAAGGAGTCCCGCGCGGTCGTGAGCGACATAGCCGGCACGACGATAGATCCGGTAAACGAGACTTTCCTTTATGAGGATAGGGTTTTTGAGTTCGTCGATACCGCGGGCATCAGAAAACGCGGCAAGATAGAAGGGATCGAAAGATACGCGCTAAACCGCACCGAGTCCGCGCTCGAGCTCGCCGACATCGCGCTTTTGGTGCTTGATAGCTCCGAGCCGCTAACCGAGCTTGACGAGCGTATCGCGGGCCTTGCGGCTAAATTTGAGCTCGGCGTCATAATCGTGCTAAACAAATGGGACAAAAGCGAGGAAGATTTTGATAAATTTAGCCGAGAGATCAGGGATAAATTTAAATTTCTAGCCTACGCGCCGATCATCAGCGTTTCGGCTCTGGGCGGCAAAAGAGTGCATAAAATTTACCCGTTGATCTTAGAAGTTTACAAAAACTACACGCAAAAAATCCAAACCGCAAGGCTAAACGAAGCTATCGAAGAGGCGGTAAAAGCGCATCCGATACCGCGCGAAAAGGGCAAAAGCGTGAAAATTTACTACGCGGTGCAGTTTGGTTTCGCACCGCCTAAGATCGCGCTAGTAATGAACCGTCCGCGCGCCCTGCACTTTAGCTACAAACGCTACCTAACAAACAAACTGCGCGAGAAATTCGAGCTATCAGGCACTCCAATCGTGCTAATCCCGAAAAATCGCAGCGGCTCAGACGAGGAAAACGAGGGAAAAAGTGAGTAA
- a CDS encoding shikimate kinase, giving the protein MSKNLVFIGFMGVGKGTVARHFAKKTGKLFLDTDELIESEQNLKVREIFETKGEEYFRKCEAKLAKKLAKNVKSSVIAAGGGFAKVKGLKKIGKIIYLKSSFKAILKRIDESGEAQMHYAKRPLLKDLNAAKKLFNERKKMYKSVADLTIDVEGKGLEQVAKEILEKRIK; this is encoded by the coding sequence GTGAGTAAAAATTTAGTTTTCATCGGCTTTATGGGCGTTGGCAAAGGTACGGTAGCAAGGCATTTCGCGAAAAAAACGGGCAAGCTGTTTTTAGACACCGACGAACTGATCGAAAGCGAGCAAAATTTAAAAGTCCGAGAAATTTTCGAGACTAAGGGCGAAGAATATTTTAGAAAATGCGAGGCAAAACTCGCTAAAAAGCTAGCTAAAAACGTAAAATCTTCGGTGATCGCTGCTGGCGGCGGCTTTGCAAAGGTTAAAGGCCTTAAAAAAATCGGCAAAATCATCTATCTAAAATCAAGTTTCAAAGCCATTTTAAAGCGAATAGATGAGAGCGGCGAAGCGCAGATGCACTATGCCAAACGTCCGCTTTTAAAGGATTTAAACGCGGCCAAAAAGCTTTTTAACGAGAGAAAAAAGATGTACAAAAGCGTCGCCGATCTCACAATCGACGTCGAAGGCAAAGGACTAGAACAAGTCGCGAAAGAGATTTTAGAAAAAAGGATTAAGTAA